The sequence below is a genomic window from Spiroplasma gladiatoris.
TTCTCATCGATTCTAATTACTCCAGAAGCTAATTTATTAAACTGAGCAATCATTTCTGATTTATATACTCCAACACTATTTGCAGATGTTGGATCTTTTGCACTAATTAATACGATTTCGCCATCTTTTAAAGCAGCATCTTTTGATTTTATGTCTTTAACTTTATCTAATAATTCTTTAAAGTTAGTTTTAAAAGCGTCAGAGTTTTGATCATCTGATCCTGCTAATAATTTTCTAACAAAATCGCTTCCATCCTGTAAATCAATTTTTTTAACTTCAGAGTTGTCACTCATAGTTACTTTTAAGTCTTTTAAAGCTTCAACTTCATAATCTAAATACGATTTACCTTTAAAGTTAATGAAATCAGAAGGTACATAAGTATTTCTTAATTGAGAAGATATTTTCGCATCTTTTCCATCATAAACTTTTGAATAATATGATGCTCAATCAGTTCTATTTATTCCTGCTTCAATTAATTGTCTTACTTCTTTATACTGTAATGCTCTAGAAGCTCTTAAACCTCTTGTTTTAGCATCACCAGTTCCTGAAACATAATCTGCATCTAAGTAGTTATAAAACATTAATCATGATGATGCATCATCTGGAGAAGATGTGTATTTTACCATTCCGTTTGTTTTTAATGGATCATTTGGATCTCCAACATATTTGTCTCAACCTAATTCATCATTTGGGTTCACGCCAAAAGTATTAATTGTTCCCGCTTCATATAGTTCTCTTGTTTTTGATGAACTTCCTTCTACAAAAACCATTCTAACTCTTTCTAAGTCAGTTTTATCTTTAAAATGATAATTTGGGTTTATATCTAAAATTATAGATGAGTCTTTTTTAAATTCAGTTGGAACAAATTGTCCAGAATAAAATCCTTTTTTAAAGTCATTAACCGTATTAGGATCAGATAAAGTTTCTGATGCAATCGGTGAGAAACAACTGTATGTAAGTAAAGATTCAAAGTATGGAGCAGATTTAGCAAGTCTAAATACAACTTGATTTCCATCAATAGCTTCGATACCTAATTTTTTAGCACTATAGTATTTGTTAAATATCTCATCAAAGTTTGAACCTTTAACAGATGCTTCGTTATATAATTCGTTAGCTCCTTCTATAAATTCTTTTCAAATGTTTATAACTTCAGAAGCATTTTCAGGATTTAAAACATATTTAGCAGTATTAATAAAATCTTCATTTGTAACACTACGTATTAATTTTCCTTTATAATCACTTCAAGTTGCATTGCTTCTTAAAGTATAAGTTCATACTTTATTATCATCAGATTTTTTACCCACATTTACAGAAGCAGCTGAATAGTTTGTATTTGTGAAACTGAATAAATCTCCATAAATTCTACCATATTGGTCTGTTGCAAGCGGACTTGCATTTGTGTTTGCTAAAACAGCATTATCTTCTGCATTAAATGTTTTAGCAGTTAATCATTTTTGTGGGTTAGCCCCAAAAGTTGTAACAACAGTTTTAGCAGGGTCTTTACCTTTTTTACAAGCAACAACACTACTAGTTACAACTGTTGATAACAAACTAATTGACATTAGTGATATTAATAATTTTTTCATTTCTTTTTTCCTCATTCTTTATAATTATTTTTATATATTTTTTTATTTTATGATCAAATATCTGAGTCTCTGTTTGTTGAAGGATTTATTAAGACTTCATTTTTTTTATTTTCATAAATTTTTCTTAATTCTTCAATTTCATCATAAGTTAGTAAATTAGATTTATAAACACTGTTAAAGAATTTAAAAGAACTACTTCCTGCTGCACTTCTTGAAAGTCTAAACGGCTCACCTTTACTTATTGTAAATGTCATTTTCGGACTTCTTCTCATAAAAGCCATGACTACAAAATCTTGATATAAAGATTGTGCTTCAAGTTTTGCAAAACTTTTTATTCTTTCTTCTCCATCTAAATTTTTATCAATATTTAAGACTTCTTTTGTGTAGTTAAATCTTGATTCAAATAATTCTGATTTATTGTTTTGTTCAACAACCACCTCTTTGAATCATTCTTCATTTTTTTGTTTTAAATTTTTATAAGCATCATTTGCTGTAATTGTTTCTGAAGTGTTTATTGAGTTAAAATCTTCAAATTTAAACAATTGTTGTTGTCTCATGTATAAATCAAAATCCCCATCAATTTTTAAAGTTGATAAATAAGTCATTGGATCTTGATAGTCAGGACTTCATGAAGAGAAGTTTATATCTGAATCTCCATTTTTTAGCATGTCACTATAACCGTTTCAATCAACTGCTTGTTTTTCTTCAATTTTAATTACACCCTTAGCTAATTCATTAAATTGTGCTATCATTTCTGATTTATATACTCCAACACTGCTTGCAGATGTTGGATCTTTTGCACTAATTAGTACAATTTCACCATCTTTTAACGCTTCATCTTTTGATTTAATTTCTTTAACTGTATTTAATAATTTTGTAAAACTATTTTTATAAGTATCTGAGTTTTTATCATCTGAATTGGTTAATAATTTTCTAACAAAATCACCTCCATCTTGTAAATCGGTTTCATTTACTTCTTTATTATCATTCATAGTTATTTTCAAATCATTTAAAGCATCAACTTCATATTGTAAAAAGTTTTTACCTTTAAAATTAACAAAATCAGAAGGTACGAATGTATTTCTTAATTGACTAGAAATATTTGTATTTTTTCCATCATAAACTTTTGAATAATAAGTTGCTCAATCGGTTCTGTTAAGTCCTGCTTCAATTAACTTTCTAACTTCTTTATATTGCAATGCTCTAGAGGCTCTTAAACCTCTATTTTTGTTTGTACCTTTTGTATAATCTGAGTCTAAATAGTTATAAAACATTAATCATGATGCCGCGTCATCTGGAGATGTTGTATATTTAACTACACCATCTTTTTTTAAAGTTTCATTTGGATCTCCAACATACTTTTTTCAACCTAATTCATCATTAGAATTTAAATTGAAAGTGTCAAGAGTTCCTGCTTCATATAGTTCTCTTTCTCTTGAAGAACTTCCTTGTGAAAATACCATTCTAACTCTGTCTACATCAGTTTTGTTTTTAAAATGATAATTAGAATTTTTGTCTAAAACTACATATATATCTTGTTTATAATCGGTTGGGACAAATTGTCCAGAATAAAATCCTTTTCTAAAATCAGTTATTAACCTACTATCTTGTAATGCTTCTTCTGGAATTGGTGAAAAACAACTGTATGTTAGTAACGATTCAAAATATGGTGATGATTTTGTAAGATTAAATATAATTTTATTTCCCTCACCAACTTTAATTCCTAATCTATCGTTTTTACTATATTTTTCAAAAATTACATCAAAACTTTCTGAGTTGTTAGTCTTTGCTTCATTGTATAATTCATTCGCTCCAACAATAAACTCTTTTCAAATATTAATAAGTTCTGAAGCATTTTCGGGGTTTAAAACAAATTTAGCTGTATTAATAAAATCTTCAGTTGTAATTGCACGTATAAATTTTCCTTTGTAATTGCTTCAACTAGCTTCGTTTCTCAAAGTGTAAGTTCAAGTTTTATTTTTATTTGAGCTTTCTCCTACATAAGGAGCATTTGCTGAATAATTATTATTTGTAAAACTAAATAAATCTCCATAAATTCTACCATACTCATCTGTTGCTAATGGATTTGCATTAGTATTTGCTAATACATTTATATCCTCAGCACTAAAAGATTTTGAAGTTAATCATTTTTGTGGGTTTGCTTTAAAAGTTGTCACGATTGTTTTTTCAGGGTCTTTATTTTTTTTACATGCAACTACGCTGCTTGTAACAATTGTTGATACCAAACTAATTGACATTAGTGTTGTTAGTAATTTCTTCATATTTATTCCTCTCGTTGTTAATTGTTATATAAAAATTAAAATTATTGACTTCAAATAATAATATCTCTATTTGAAGTAAGATCACTCTCTACTTCACTTCTTCTTTCTTCATATTTTTTTCTCAAATTTTCAATTTCTTCATATGTTAATAAATCTTTTGTGAAATTACTATTAAAATAACTGCTTGAACTGCTTCCAAATGGAGATCTAGACCTTTTAAAAGGCTCGATATGAGATATTGAAAAGCTCATTTTTAAGCTACCCCTCATTAAAGGCATAACAAAGTATTCATCATACAATGTTTTTGCCTCCATTTTTGCAAAGTCACTATATCTTTGATCAAGTGTTTGATTATTATTAGTGTTACTTGAATCAATGCTTTCACCAGCATCAATTTTTAAAATATTTTTAGTATAGTTGTATCGTGATTCAAATAGTGGTGAAATACCTTCATTATTTTCAACAATTACATCTTCAAACTTTTGCTTATTAACATTTTTTAGTGAATTATATGCTTCTGTTGCATTTATACCTTGTAATGTGTCAAAGCTTTTAAAGTTGAAAAGTTGATTTTGTCTTAGATACATATCATAGTCACCATCAAGTTTTAGCGTTGTTAAATATCCCATTGGATCTCTATATCCAGGACTTCAACCAGAAAAAACTAAATCTGATTTTCCGTTTTGAAGCATATCGACATATCCATTTCAATCAGCAGCTTTCACTTCTTTAATTTCTATGAAATTATTTTCGATTTTATTAAATTTTTGAATCATTTCACTTTTGTAAGCACCCACACTTGCAGATGAAGTTGGATCTTCAGCAGATACCAGCAATATTTTTTTATTACTTTTTATAAGTTCGCTTAATGTTTTGTCATTTTCTACGGCTTTTTTAGCTCCATCAATAATTTTTGACATATTTCTGTTAAATGATGTGTCATTTAAGTAATTTGATGCAACTGAACCAGTATTTGCCAATCTTAAAAAATCGGTTTCATCTACTAAATCACTTTTTTCAACTACTTTATTGTTAACTTTTTGAAATTTCATTTCATTTAAAGCATCTACAACATAATCTCCATACTGTTTTTCGACACTTGTATTTACTAAATCATAAGGTACAAATGTATTCCTTAAATTTTTTGACATTTCAGAATTATTGTCATATATTTTAGAATAATATGTCAATCAATCAGTTCTATTTATACCTGACTCAATTAACTTACGTATTTCTTTGTATTGTAGTGCTCTTGAAGCAATTTTTGCTCTATTTTTACTTTCTGCATCACCAGAGATATAATCTTGATTTAAAAAGTTATAAAACATAACTCATGTCGTTATATCGCCTGGTGAGCTTGTGTATTTAATCATACCATTTGTTTTATTTGGATTATTTGGATCTCCAACATATTTGTCTCAACCTGCTTTATCATTTGAATTCACAGCAAATTCATTAATGGTGTTTGCTTCAAACAATTCTCTACTTTTTGAAGCACTACCATTTACAAAAACTTTTCTAACTCTATTTACATTTGTTTTTTCTGCAAAGTAATAGTTTTTATTTTTGTCTAAAATTAATGATGAATCTTTTGCGAAACTTGTTGGCAAGAAAGGACCAGAATAATAACCTTTTTTATAATCATTATTGATACCCGGATCTTCTAAAACAGCACTATGAATCGGTGAAAATGCACCAAAACATAAAATTGACTCAAAATAAGTTTCTGATTTATTTAGGGTAAATTGTATTTGATTAGCTCCAATTTTTTGGATACCTAGTTTTTTGACTCCATTTTTACCTGTATAGTATTTATTAAATAATTCATCGAAATCAGCACCTTTAACAGAAGCTTCTTTATATAAATCACTAGCTCCATAAATATGTTCATTTCATTGATTAATCAAATCCGAAGTATTTGAAGGATTTAAAACATATTTGGCAGTGTTTATAAAGTCTTCTATTGTGATTATTCCTAAAACATTACCTTTATAATCACTTCAAGTTGCATTATCTCTAAGATTGTACGTTCATTCTTTATAGTTACCATTGTGTTTACCAATATATGGATCATCTTTAGAATAATTTGTATTTGTTAATTTGAATAAATCTCCATAAACTCTGTCATACTCATCAGTAGCCAATGGAGTTGCATTTGTATTTGCTAATACATAGTAATCTTCTGCATTAAAAGTTTTCGCTGTTACTCAATTTTGAGGATTAGCTCCAAATGTTGAAACAACTGTATTTTTAGGGTCTTTATTTTTTTTACAAGCAACAACAATACTAGTTGTTGATGTTGATAGTATACTCATCATCATTAATGATGTTAATAATTTTTTCATCACTACTCCTTAATTAATAATTATTTTATCTTTTTAATTTTTGATTGATATTCTTTAGCTTCTCTATTGTTTAAATAAACAAAATGATCTTTTGATAATTCAATAAACCTTGGCAAATCAAATATATAGTCATGATGTTCTTTTTCAGGATCGTACACAAAACTTATAGTTTCTCTAGCTAAAGATGGTTCAGGTTGAGGTATAGCAGACAATAAAGATTTTGTATAAGGATGAATTGGATTTTTAAATAATTCATCTGCTTCTGCTAATTCTACAATTTGCCCATGATATATAACAGCAATTCTATCGGTTATAAACCTAACTACACTTAGGTCATGAGCAACAAATATAAATGTTATTTCAAGTTCTTTTTGAAACTTTTTAAATAAATTTAACACTTGAGCTCTAATTGAAACGTCAAGAGCCGATATCGGTTCATCTGCAATAATTACTTTAGGTTTTAAAATTAAAGATCTTGCAATTCCAATTCTTTGTCTTTGACCACCTGAAAATTCATGAGGATATCTTGAAAGATGTTCTGGAAGCAATCCTACAGAATTTAATACTTTTAAAATTAAATATTTCTTTACATCTTTTGCTTTAACATCCTTAATGTTATCAATTTTGTTTTGGTTATTTGAATTATAGTAATCCATATACTCTTTTTTGGCTTCATCAGATTTATATAGATCAGGATAATTGATAAGACCTTCTCCAATTATTTCTTCAACAGACATTCTGTCATTTAAAGAAGAACTTGGATCTTGAAAAATCATTTGAATATTTCTTCTGTTTTCTTTTTTTGTTTGATAACTTGATTGTTTATTTATGTAAGATTTTTTAACCAGTTTGTCAATAGAAGGTAGTTCTAAAAACTCTATAAATTGTTTTATATTTTTTTGCTCATCTTCAACTATTTCTATTGATAAGTTTTTTCAAGTATAAAACTTTTGCACCATTTCTTCATCTTTAACAACATCTTTTATAATAATCTTTTTGATATACATGGCCTCTTTAAATAAGTTATTTATTTCATTTTCAGTTAAATTTTTTTTAGTAAAAACTTTATTTTTTAAATCATTTTCAAAATCAGTGTTCAATAGTTTGTTAGCTAAAGCCTCTAACTTATTTCAATTAATAGTTTCGTTCTTAAATTCTTTTAAAATTTTAAAACATTCATTAATTTTGATATTTGATTTTGATCAAAAATCTCTTAAATATTCTTCTAATAATTTTTTTTCTTTTACACTGTTTTGATCTGAACTATTAGATATTTTAATTAACTGATTTTTACACTCTTCTAAGAATCATTTTCTTGAAACATAAACTTTTTTATAATACTTAGGTAACTGATTATTTTTAATTTTTTCAGGCGCAGTTAATAAAGTGTTTTCTTTTTGAATACTCTTAACAAAGTCTATTTTTTCTAATAAATCATTGTTTTTTGTAACAACATCATCTAACTCTATAAACAATTTTTTAAAAATATCACTTACTTTATAAGTTTTTTGTAAGTCTTTTTTTGAATCATTTAAAAGTTTATTTGTTGATAAATATATAGATTCTAATATTGATTTTAATTCACTGATTAATAAGTTGACTTGTTTTTGCTTTTTAATTATTGATTGTTCTAATTCTAATGGAATTTCTTTCACTTGATTACTAATGTTATTAACAAATCTCATAATTCGTTCTTGTTTTACAATGACTTCATTAATAATTATTAAACAATACTTATACATATCAGAAATGAATCTAATTTTATCAACTTGTAAATCTTTAATAAGTTTTTCTTTAATGATAGTTTGTGTTTGTTTATTTTTTTGTAATTCTTTTTTCAAATCAACAACAAGTGCTTTTAAGAACTTTGTTACTGAAAATATTTTTCTTTCAAAACTATTAAGTTTTAAAGAGATTGAACTATTTAATTTATGTAAACTAGAGCTTTTACCGGCAACAATAACATCTTCCATGTAAATTGTTCCGTCACTTAAACTTTGAACCCCAACAACACCTCTCGCAAGAGTAGTTTTACCTGATCCTGATTCTCCTACAAGTCCAAAAATTTCTCCTTTTTGAATATCAATTGTTGTTTCTTTTACAGCTTTAAGTTTTTTACCTTTATCCCTAAAAATTATACTAACGTCTCTTATTTTTAGAAAAGCATTGTTTCTTTTTGAATTTGTCATAGTCTTATCTTTCTATTAATCTTCTATTTTACTTCTTAAATCTTTTAACATTTCAGGTTTATTAGTTTTTGGAGCTCTTTGATCTAATAATCAAGTTTTTGCATAGTGTGTTTCACTAACCTTAAACATTGGAGGTTCATAAATTTTATCAACTTCTAGCGAATACTCACTTCTTAATGAGAACGCATCTCCTTCAATTTTTTTAAATAATGAGGGTGGTGCTCCTTTTATAGAAAAAAGTTCTTTACCTTTTTCTCCTAATTGTGGCAATGCCGATAAAAGTGATCACGTATAAGGATGCTTTGGATCATGAAATATTTCATCTGTTAGGCCATATTCAATAATTTGTCCTGCATACATTACAGCAACTCTATCTGCCAATTTAGCAACAACTCCTAAATCGTGAGTAATAAATACAACAGTAAATTTATATTCTCTTTGTAATTCTTTTATTAAATCTAATATTTGCGCTTGAATCGTTACATCTAATGCGGTCGTTGGTTCGTCGCAAATTAAAATTTTTGGTTGTGAAGCTAAAGCTATTGCTATAACAACACGTTGTCTCATTCCTCCAGAGTATTGTCCTGGAATATTTTTATATCTTTTTTTTGCATCTTTTATTCCAACTTTTTCCAATAATTTAATAGCTTCTTCTTTAGCTTTCTTCTTTGAAAATTTTAGTTTTTTTCTTAAAACTTCAGATATTTGAAATCCTACTGATAATAGAGGGTTTAAAGAAGTCATTGGATCTTGAAAAATAGTTGAGATTGTTTTTCCTCTAAGATTTCTTAAAGATTTTATTGCTTTTAATTTATTAATTATTTTTAATCCTTTTATATCTTTGTATCTACTAATAATCTGATTAAACTCTTCTTTATCTATAACAGACTTAGTCATTAAATTTATAATAAACTTTTCAATCATAATTTCAATTTCAAAATTATAGTAATTAGAGTTAAAAATGTCTAAAAAGTTATATATTTTTTTATTAAACAATTCATTTGTAGATGCGTCTTTAAGATTGTTATATTCTTCTAAAAGCTTATTTAATAAATCAAATCAATATTCTTTTGAAATATCTTTTAAAAATAATTGTTCATAAAAATCAGGCATTGCGCTCTCTAAATATAATTTATTTCTATTAATAAAATGATCATTATTACTTTTCTTTATTAAATTACCAATTAAATTAATTTTATAAGATAACATTAAAACTTTATGGAATTTATTATTAGATATTTTTTTTGCGTCAACTGAAGATACAATTCTTTTAAAGAAATTAATAGTATCACCAATAAGAATTTTATCAATCAGATTAAGTCCTCTTATTTTTCTTTTATTTACTTCTAAATTAAATATTTTTTCCTCATATTTATCATTTACTTCGTTTCAGTATTTAACATCTGTTGCACATTTTTTTTCATTTTTATAACTTTTTAGCTTTGAGTTTAAAAAAGAAATCTTAATATTAGTTGAATTATTAGAACTAAATTCGTCATTTTTGTTTTTTAATCCTTCAATTTTATTTTCTAATTTTAATATTTGATCATTAATATTGTCAATATTTAAAGAACTCAATTTTTTGATTTGTTTTTTAACTTGATTAATTTCATTTTTAGTATTTTTTACAATTGATTTAATGGTGTACTTATCTGCAATATCTTTTTGCAAAGATACTAAGTCAACTTGTTCTTTGAAAT
It includes:
- a CDS encoding ABC transporter substrate-binding protein, which translates into the protein MKKLLISLMSISLLSTVVTSSVVACKKGKDPAKTVVTTFGANPQKWLTAKTFNAEDNAVLANTNASPLATDQYGRIYGDLFSFTNTNYSAASVNVGKKSDDNKVWTYTLRSNATWSDYKGKLIRSVTNEDFINTAKYVLNPENASEVINIWKEFIEGANELYNEASVKGSNFDEIFNKYYSAKKLGIEAIDGNQVVFRLAKSAPYFESLLTYSCFSPIASETLSDPNTVNDFKKGFYSGQFVPTEFKKDSSIILDINPNYHFKDKTDLERVRMVFVEGSSSKTRELYEAGTINTFGVNPNDELGWDKYVGDPNDPLKTNGMVKYTSSPDDASSWLMFYNYLDADYVSGTGDAKTRGLRASRALQYKEVRQLIEAGINRTDWASYYSKVYDGKDAKISSQLRNTYVPSDFINFKGKSYLDYEVEALKDLKVTMSDNSEVKKIDLQDGSDFVRKLLAGSDDQNSDAFKTNFKELLDKVKDIKSKDAALKDGEIVLISAKDPTSANSVGVYKSEMIAQFNKLASGVIRIDEKQAVDWNGYTDMLKNGQSDLCFSSWSPDYQDPMTYSSTLKIDGDYEQYMRQQQLFGFKGFESIKGNGSASEAYKKLKSANESRYKELIVEQNGISELFESRFNYTNDVLEIDKTKEGEERYKGFAKLEAQTLYKDFLVMPFIRRSAKMSFSIGKTEPFRLSRVAFGSSSAKFFNSVYKTELLSADEIEALRVQYESKKAEVEKNPITNRDSDIWA
- a CDS encoding ABC transporter substrate-binding protein, translated to MKKLLTTLMSISLVSTIVTSSVVACKKNKDPEKTIVTTFKANPQKWLTSKSFSAEDINVLANTNANPLATDEYGRIYGDLFSFTNNNYSANAPYVGESSNKNKTWTYTLRNEASWSNYKGKFIRAITTEDFINTAKFVLNPENASELINIWKEFIVGANELYNEAKTNNSESFDVIFEKYSKNDRLGIKVGEGNKIIFNLTKSSPYFESLLTYSCFSPIPEEALQDSRLITDFRKGFYSGQFVPTDYKQDIYVVLDKNSNYHFKNKTDVDRVRMVFSQGSSSRERELYEAGTLDTFNLNSNDELGWKKYVGDPNETLKKDGVVKYTTSPDDAASWLMFYNYLDSDYTKGTNKNRGLRASRALQYKEVRKLIEAGLNRTDWATYYSKVYDGKNTNISSQLRNTFVPSDFVNFKGKNFLQYEVDALNDLKITMNDNKEVNETDLQDGGDFVRKLLTNSDDKNSDTYKNSFTKLLNTVKEIKSKDEALKDGEIVLISAKDPTSASSVGVYKSEMIAQFNELAKGVIKIEEKQAVDWNGYSDMLKNGDSDINFSSWSPDYQDPMTYLSTLKIDGDFDLYMRQQQLFKFEDFNSINTSETITANDAYKNLKQKNEEWFKEVVVEQNNKSELFESRFNYTKEVLNIDKNLDGEERIKSFAKLEAQSLYQDFVVMAFMRRSPKMTFTISKGEPFRLSRSAAGSSSFKFFNSVYKSNLLTYDEIEELRKIYENKKNEVLINPSTNRDSDIWS
- a CDS encoding ABC transporter substrate-binding protein, with translation MKKLLTSLMMMSILSTSTTSIVVACKKNKDPKNTVVSTFGANPQNWVTAKTFNAEDYYVLANTNATPLATDEYDRVYGDLFKLTNTNYSKDDPYIGKHNGNYKEWTYNLRDNATWSDYKGNVLGIITIEDFINTAKYVLNPSNTSDLINQWNEHIYGASDLYKEASVKGADFDELFNKYYTGKNGVKKLGIQKIGANQIQFTLNKSETYFESILCFGAFSPIHSAVLEDPGINNDYKKGYYSGPFLPTSFAKDSSLILDKNKNYYFAEKTNVNRVRKVFVNGSASKSRELFEANTINEFAVNSNDKAGWDKYVGDPNNPNKTNGMIKYTSSPGDITTWVMFYNFLNQDYISGDAESKNRAKIASRALQYKEIRKLIESGINRTDWLTYYSKIYDNNSEMSKNLRNTFVPYDLVNTSVEKQYGDYVVDALNEMKFQKVNNKVVEKSDLVDETDFLRLANTGSVASNYLNDTSFNRNMSKIIDGAKKAVENDKTLSELIKSNKKILLVSAEDPTSSASVGAYKSEMIQKFNKIENNFIEIKEVKAADWNGYVDMLQNGKSDLVFSGWSPGYRDPMGYLTTLKLDGDYDMYLRQNQLFNFKSFDTLQGINATEAYNSLKNVNKQKFEDVIVENNEGISPLFESRYNYTKNILKIDAGESIDSSNTNNNQTLDQRYSDFAKMEAKTLYDEYFVMPLMRGSLKMSFSISHIEPFKRSRSPFGSSSSSYFNSNFTKDLLTYEEIENLRKKYEERRSEVESDLTSNRDIIIWSQ
- the oppF gene encoding oligopeptide ABC transporter ATP-binding protein OppF; this encodes MTNSKRNNAFLKIRDVSIIFRDKGKKLKAVKETTIDIQKGEIFGLVGESGSGKTTLARGVVGVQSLSDGTIYMEDVIVAGKSSSLHKLNSSISLKLNSFERKIFSVTKFLKALVVDLKKELQKNKQTQTIIKEKLIKDLQVDKIRFISDMYKYCLIIINEVIVKQERIMRFVNNISNQVKEIPLELEQSIIKKQKQVNLLISELKSILESIYLSTNKLLNDSKKDLQKTYKVSDIFKKLFIELDDVVTKNNDLLEKIDFVKSIQKENTLLTAPEKIKNNQLPKYYKKVYVSRKWFLEECKNQLIKISNSSDQNSVKEKKLLEEYLRDFWSKSNIKINECFKILKEFKNETINWNKLEALANKLLNTDFENDLKNKVFTKKNLTENEINNLFKEAMYIKKIIIKDVVKDEEMVQKFYTWKNLSIEIVEDEQKNIKQFIEFLELPSIDKLVKKSYINKQSSYQTKKENRRNIQMIFQDPSSSLNDRMSVEEIIGEGLINYPDLYKSDEAKKEYMDYYNSNNQNKIDNIKDVKAKDVKKYLILKVLNSVGLLPEHLSRYPHEFSGGQRQRIGIARSLILKPKVIIADEPISALDVSIRAQVLNLFKKFQKELEITFIFVAHDLSVVRFITDRIAVIYHGQIVELAEADELFKNPIHPYTKSLLSAIPQPEPSLARETISFVYDPEKEHHDYIFDLPRFIELSKDHFVYLNNREAKEYQSKIKKIK
- a CDS encoding oligopeptide/dipeptide ABC transporter ATP-binding protein — encoded protein: MNKKILALNNIEVKFQVRQKFLTAIRNVSLDIYDQEILAIVGESGSGKSVVTKTFTGMLESNGFISEGSIIYYPSDLNKENNYFKEQVDLVSLQKDIADKYTIKSIVKNTKNEINQVKKQIKKLSSLNIDNINDQILKLENKIEGLKNKNDEFSSNNSTNIKISFLNSKLKSYKNEKKCATDVKYWNEVNDKYEEKIFNLEVNKRKIRGLNLIDKILIGDTINFFKRIVSSVDAKKISNNKFHKVLMLSYKINLIGNLIKKSNNDHFINRNKLYLESAMPDFYEQLFLKDISKEYWFDLLNKLLEEYNNLKDASTNELFNKKIYNFLDIFNSNYYNFEIEIMIEKFIINLMTKSVIDKEEFNQIISRYKDIKGLKIINKLKAIKSLRNLRGKTISTIFQDPMTSLNPLLSVGFQISEVLRKKLKFSKKKAKEEAIKLLEKVGIKDAKKRYKNIPGQYSGGMRQRVVIAIALASQPKILICDEPTTALDVTIQAQILDLIKELQREYKFTVVFITHDLGVVAKLADRVAVMYAGQIIEYGLTDEIFHDPKHPYTWSLLSALPQLGEKGKELFSIKGAPPSLFKKIEGDAFSLRSEYSLEVDKIYEPPMFKVSETHYAKTWLLDQRAPKTNKPEMLKDLRSKIED